The following proteins are encoded in a genomic region of Arachis ipaensis cultivar K30076 chromosome B02, Araip1.1, whole genome shotgun sequence:
- the LOC107625375 gene encoding hydroxyethylthiazole kinase-like: MEQQTQPNPATNINPKATNNHNQPSSWAKKAWRLLSDVRAQSPLIQCITNFVSMDLMANTLLSAGASPAMLHSLEELNDFTPCCQALCINVGTLTPSWLPSMKSAAQLCSQLDIPWVLDPVAVSASGFRLKACMELVELKPAVIRGNGSEIIALSMAFTQPSKVSIVKGTDSIHESVDAVEAAKLLAKSSGAIVAVSGATDIVTDGNQVVGAHNGVPLMQKITATGCSVTALIAAFVAVDKIHALDAAVSALAVFGVTGELGMKNAKGPASLRMHLIDALHGLDEAALESHVNITSLS, from the exons ATGGAACAACAAACCCAACCCAACCCAGCCACCAACATCAACCCGAAAGCCACCAACAACCACAATCAACCATCATCATGGGCCAAAAAGGCATGGCGCCTCCTCTCTGATGTTCGAGCTCAGTCCCCACTGATCCAGTGCATCACAAACTTTGTCTCTATGGATCTCATGGCCAACACCCTCTTGTCCGCAGGTGCGTCCCCTGCCATGCTTCACTCCCTCGAGGAGCTCAATGACTTCACACCTTGCTGCCAGGCACTCTGCATCAATGTTGGCACGCTCACGCCTTCCTGGCTTCCCTCCATGAAGTCTGCTGCACAACTCTGCTCCCAACTGGACATACCGTGGGTGCTCGACCCTGTTGCCGTCTCCGCCTCTGGTTTTCGTTTGAAGGCTTGCATGGAGCTTGTGGAGTTGAAACCTGCTGTCATAAGAGGGAATGGTTCTGAGATCATTGCTCTCTCCATGGCTTTCACTCAACCCTCCAAG GTCTCCATTGTCAAGGGTACAGACAGCATCCATGAGTCAGTGGATGCAGTGGAAGCTGCAAAGTTATTAGCTAAAAGCAGTGGTGCCATAGTTGCAGTATCAGGAGCCACCGACATTGTCACAGATGGAAATCAAGTCGTTGGAGCTCACAATGGGGTGCCATTGATGCAAAAGATAACAGCAACCGGGTGTTCAGTTACGGCACTTATTGCTGCCTTTGTAGCTGTTGACAAAATCCATGCTTTGGATGCAGCAGTATCAGCATTAGCGGTATTTGGTGTCACCGGTGAGCTAGGAATGAAGAATGCTAAAGGTCCTGCGTCTCTGCGAATGCATTTGATAGATGCCCTCCATGGGCTTGATGAAGCTGCTTTGGAATCTCATGTTAATATCACAAGTTTGTCTTAA
- the LOC107625376 gene encoding dirigent protein 16-like — MLIRSLFTASMAMLITVAQWEVIGVSAIDPIAATGKEPMIELYMHDIQGGSSPTARPVTGLLGNIYSGQVPFAMPIGFNIPQGQTAVPNANGALPTVNGVFGIPLGTGLAGTSFAGDSGNNNNQNNAQLQLGPDGLGLGFGTITVIDDVLTAQPELGSQIVGKAQGVYVASSADGSRQMMTFTALFEGGEYGDSLNFYGLYKIGSAMSQLSVIGGTGKFKNASGFAELRALIPPGQVSTDGAETLLRITVHLNY; from the coding sequence ATGTTGATAAGATCATTATTTACAGCTTCAATGGCAATGTTAATTACCGTTGCTCAATGGGAAGTGATTGGTGTATCCGCAATTGACCCGATTGCAGCCACAGGAAAAGAACCAATGATTGAGTTGTACATGCATGACATTCAAGGAGGAAGCAGCCCAACAGCTAGGCCGGTTACCGGCTTGCTGGGCAACATTTACAGCGGGCAAGTGCCTTTTGCGATGCCAATAGGATTCAACATCCCGCAAGGTCAGACTGCTGTCCCCAATGCCAATGGTGCTCTTCCAACTGTCAACGGAGTATTCGGGATCCCACTTGGAACCGGCTTGGCTGGTACGAGCTTTGCAGGAGACTCAGGGAACAATAACAACCAGAATAATGCCCAGTTGCAGTTAGGACCTGATGGTTTGGGACTTGGTTTCGGCACAATCACTGTAATTGATGATGTTTTAACGGCTCAACCAGAACTGGGGTCACAAATAGTTGGGAAAGCTCAAGGAGTGTACGTGGCGAGCTCGGCAGATGGGAGTAGACAGATGATGACATTTACCGCCTTGTTCGAAGGAGGGGAGTATGGAGACAGCCTTAACTTCTATGGCCTGTACAAGATAGGGAGCGCCATGTCGCAGTTATCAGTGATCGGGGGCACAGGGAAGTTCAAGAACGCAAGCGGTTTTGCAGAGCTCAGAGCTCTTATCCCCCCAGGACAGGTTTCCACTGATGGAGCAGAGACATTGCTAAGGATCACTGTCCATTTGAACTACTAA
- the LOC107627310 gene encoding mediator of RNA polymerase II transcription subunit 15-like, with translation MVDGAWLKLGRRLHGVCDVPGLEGQPQEISLSQNALQSEEVQHATNSSNIQEGPSDVAFTTQSNPTRRLKNPVVRPPPPPTQYVQFSQAPTIDQSNPTANMPSFMSTPPPAPRPTLWFKSQPGEGPALRSHTSANPTHGPISPPTNPTSGDSAISAETTVAASSGTASRHFKFVPTSDFRRPGLRPPKKT, from the exons ATGGTTGACGGAGCTTGGTTGAAGCTTGGACGGAGATTGCACGGAGTTTGCGACGTGCCAG GTCTAGAAGGTCAACCACAAGAGATTTCTTTGTCACAGAATGCCCTACAATCAGAGGAG GTCCAGCATGCTACAAATTCCAGCAACATTCAAGAAGGTCCATCTGATGTAGCCTTCACAACTCAATCCAATCCAACCCGAAGGTTAAAGAACCCTGTTGTTAGGCCCCCACCTCCACCAACCCAGTATGTACAATTCAGTCAAGCACCTACAATAGATCAATCTAACCCAACTGCCAACATGCCAAGTTTCATGTCCACACCCCCACCAGCACCAAGGCCAACACTATGGTTCAAATCTCAACCAGGAGAAGGTCCAGCTCTGAGGTCCCATACTTCGGCAAATCCTACTCATGGCCCAATATCTCCTCCAACAAATCCAACAAGTGGAGATAGTGCAATATCAGCAGAAACAACAGTTGCTGCAAGCTCGGGAACTGCTTCAAGGCATTTCAAATTTGTGCCCACTTCCGACTTCAGGCGCCCAGGACTTAGGCCACCTAAGAAGACATGA